The following coding sequences lie in one Xiphophorus maculatus strain JP 163 A chromosome 4, X_maculatus-5.0-male, whole genome shotgun sequence genomic window:
- the cd81 gene encoding CD81 antigen — MGVEGCTKFMKYLLFFLNFIFWLAGGVILGVALWLRHDQTISNLMSLEVDGAHAPTSFYTCVHILIAVGTVMMVVGFLGCYGAIQESQCLLGTFFICLVILFACEVAAGIWGYMNKDTVSEEMKNFYDSVYDMAMSDTLTDPNKKSAVGQVLKVFHETLQCCGKDKATSVFSVITSKVGFQDVCSSQYALVDCHGKINALFSEKIHLVGIAALVVAVIMIFEMIFSMVLCCGIRNSPVY, encoded by the exons CTTGCTGGAGGTGTGATCCTGGGCGTGGCCCTTTGGTTGAGACATGACCAAACGATCAGCAACCTGATGTCGCTTGAAGTGGACGGAGCCCATGCCCCCACCTCCTTCTACACCT GTGTCCACATTCTGATCGCAGTGGGCACTGTGATGATGGTGGTCGGTTTCCTTGGCTGCTACGGCGCCATTCAGGAGTCCCAGTGTTTATTGGGAACT TTTTTCATCTGCCTGGTCATCCTGTTCGCCTGTGAAGTTGCTGCTGGGATCTGGGGTTACATGAACAAAGACACT GTTTCAGAGGAAATGAAGAACTTCTATGACTCTGTCTATGACATGGCCATGTCAGACACGCTTACTGACCCAAATAAAAAGTCGGCTGTTGGACAGGTGCTCAAGGTCTTCCATGAGACG ctTCAATGCTGCGGTAAGGACAAGGCGACCTCAGTTTTCTCAGTGATAACAAGTAAAGTCGGCTTTCAGGACGTCTGCTCCAGCCAATATGCCTTAGTT GACTGCCACGGGAAAATCAACGCACTCTTTTCAGAGAAGATTCATCTGGTGGGAATCGCTGCGCTGGTGGTTGCTGTCATAATG ATCTTTGAGATGATCTTCAGCATGGTGTTGTGCTGCGGGATCCGCAACAGCCCCGTGTATTAA